One genomic region from Alteromonas pelagimontana encodes:
- a CDS encoding nucleotide sugar dehydrogenase translates to MQEKVYIAVIGLGYVGLPLALAFAGKYSVIGYDINENRVYELNDGVDTTLEVTEKDLKTKNVKFTSDLSELKEANIYIVTVPTPIDENHQPDLNPLISSSSAIAQVIDKGDIIIYESTVYPGATEEVCVPILEQGSSLTFNRDFFVGYSPERINPGDKERPIHKILKVTSGSTPEIADYIDKLYDSVIEAGTFKAASIKVAEAAKVIENTQRDVNIALINELAIIFSHLGIDTADVIDAAATKWNFIKLQPGLVGGHCIGVDPYYLLHKSVSVGYVPDMIRTAREINNGMSEYISSQLVKNMINREQRIKNARVLVMGLSFKENCPDIRNSKVFALIDNLSSYGMKVDACDYWVDPRIIQGNFCLINENTIENRSYDAVIIAVAHKKYRDNYKNIMKYLVDGGTLYDMKNIIEERGLGQVRL, encoded by the coding sequence TTGCAGGAAAAAGTATACATTGCCGTTATAGGTTTAGGTTATGTTGGTCTACCGTTAGCGTTAGCTTTTGCTGGGAAATACTCTGTTATCGGCTACGATATAAATGAGAATAGAGTTTATGAACTTAATGACGGAGTAGATACGACTTTAGAGGTAACTGAAAAAGATCTGAAAACTAAAAATGTAAAATTTACTTCTGATTTGTCTGAATTAAAAGAAGCAAATATTTACATTGTGACTGTGCCTACACCTATTGATGAAAATCACCAGCCCGACCTTAACCCACTTATAAGTTCTTCATCAGCTATAGCTCAGGTTATAGATAAAGGTGATATTATAATTTATGAATCGACAGTTTATCCTGGAGCTACAGAAGAGGTATGCGTTCCTATTTTAGAGCAGGGTTCTTCTCTTACATTTAATAGAGATTTTTTTGTCGGTTATAGTCCTGAGCGTATCAATCCGGGAGACAAAGAGCGTCCGATTCACAAAATTTTAAAGGTCACATCGGGCTCAACTCCAGAGATTGCTGACTATATAGATAAGCTATACGATAGTGTTATCGAAGCAGGAACGTTTAAAGCAGCTAGTATAAAAGTAGCTGAAGCTGCAAAAGTAATAGAAAATACTCAAAGAGATGTCAATATCGCCCTCATAAACGAATTAGCAATTATTTTTTCTCACCTTGGGATAGATACGGCGGATGTAATAGATGCAGCTGCTACTAAGTGGAATTTTATTAAGCTTCAACCTGGCCTCGTAGGGGGGCATTGCATCGGCGTTGATCCATATTACCTTTTGCATAAATCAGTAAGTGTAGGCTATGTGCCTGACATGATAAGAACTGCAAGGGAAATAAATAATGGAATGTCTGAATATATATCTTCGCAGTTAGTTAAAAATATGATCAATAGAGAGCAAAGGATAAAAAACGCTAGAGTTCTAGTCATGGGTCTTAGCTTTAAAGAGAACTGTCCTGATATTAGAAACTCTAAAGTTTTTGCTCTAATTGATAACTTATCTTCATACGGTATGAAAGTCGATGCATGCGACTACTGGGTCGATCCAAGGATAATTCAGGGAAATTTTTGTTTAATTAATGAAAATACTATTGAAAATAGATCTTATGATGCTGTGATAATAGCAGTTGCTCATAAAAAGTATCGTGACAATTATAAGAATATAATGAAATATCTTGTTGATGGTGGCACATTGTACGATATGAAAAATATAATTGAAGAGCGCGGGCTAGGTCAGGTAAGACTGTAA
- the rplQ gene encoding 50S ribosomal protein L17, producing the protein MRHRKSGRQLNRNSSHRQAMFRNMAGSLVKHEVIKTTLPKAKELRRVIEPLITMAKQDSVSNRRLAFARTGDKEVVGKLFNELGPRYEARPGGYTRIMKCGFRAGDNAPMAFVELVDRPEVEVSEEAEATEE; encoded by the coding sequence ATGCGCCATCGTAAGAGTGGTCGTCAGTTGAATCGCAACAGCAGCCATCGTCAAGCTATGTTTCGTAACATGGCTGGCTCATTGGTCAAGCACGAAGTGATCAAAACGACGTTACCAAAAGCGAAAGAATTACGTCGCGTGATCGAGCCTCTTATCACTATGGCTAAGCAAGACAGCGTATCAAACCGCCGTTTAGCTTTCGCCCGCACAGGTGATAAAGAAGTTGTAGGTAAACTGTTTAATGAATTAGGGCCTCGTTACGAAGCCCGCCCAGGTGGTTACACTCGCATTATGAAGTGCGGCTTCCGCGCCGGCGACAACGCCCCTATGGCATTCGTTGAATTGGTAGACCGTCCAGAAGTTGAAGTTTCTGAAGAAGCTGAAGCAACTGAAGAGTAA
- a CDS encoding glycosyltransferase: MSLKEANSLVRQDKLLEAKKIYNKIYKSSSPTIREQIEFNLKLINKKLLNNGNHKSFSVHLSFEEPTFVGIASIPSREYALLETVKSLVKQVDKIGIFLDGYSEIPDFLKDNKKILIKRSQDFDRKVGDAGKFFWVDEHKGFYFTCDDDLIYPNDYVARIKQKIISKREPVVVGWHGSLILCPFKNYYNKNSRRVFTFGSARPEDTPVHILGTGCVGFHTSSFNVNFCDFPTPNMADVYFAKLGQEQKVPFIVIKHEKEEIQEVPDTREVSIYQHSHSNKDTEHNTKTTQNEVVSSIDWNVNYLKNSLDILIVGRFLINEKGGIFKSSRLLVEGLTQLGHRVSTCCLSQIDEFDFSSKKFDFSIIYAPDPERPDFSNCIDKVQLMIRLGVVCAVNFSFNLNENRTRWIERKLTELNSPFSYPRCFFASFSNSTSALFSEDISSMIVPFPKTISLNLKGKERLRYSEREGIFLGDLAKLLDEKLTHGNLLPWIEELSKRLPHVNLYAIKHYHTDLDYPKNIKVIPYTKNIENVLGNYRLCINLTPGATFEMVPLEALLSGTPVLHRRMPQSLSEYLSPVSIEINSPKELGEVCQRIYENENIWNRLSKAGSGSYEFFRIENITAALDLSIRKCLNRSGN, translated from the coding sequence GTGAGTTTAAAAGAAGCAAATTCGTTAGTTCGTCAAGATAAGTTATTAGAAGCAAAAAAAATATATAATAAGATTTATAAAAGTTCTAGTCCAACTATACGCGAGCAAATAGAGTTCAATCTTAAGCTAATAAATAAAAAGTTACTTAATAATGGTAACCACAAATCATTCTCTGTTCACTTATCTTTTGAAGAACCGACTTTTGTCGGAATAGCTTCTATACCGTCTAGAGAGTATGCGTTACTTGAGACAGTAAAATCATTAGTAAAACAAGTTGATAAAATAGGAATTTTTCTAGATGGATATTCTGAGATTCCGGATTTCCTAAAAGACAATAAGAAGATTTTGATCAAAAGGTCCCAAGACTTCGATAGAAAAGTTGGCGATGCAGGTAAATTTTTCTGGGTAGATGAACATAAAGGTTTTTATTTTACTTGTGATGATGATTTAATTTATCCTAATGATTATGTAGCAAGAATTAAACAAAAGATTATCAGCAAACGTGAACCTGTAGTGGTTGGTTGGCATGGAAGCTTAATTTTATGTCCCTTTAAGAATTACTATAATAAGAATTCAAGAAGAGTATTTACATTTGGCTCTGCTCGTCCAGAGGACACACCTGTACATATATTGGGAACTGGATGTGTTGGCTTTCATACGAGTTCTTTCAATGTTAATTTTTGCGATTTTCCAACTCCCAACATGGCTGATGTATATTTTGCGAAGCTTGGTCAAGAGCAGAAAGTCCCCTTTATAGTAATTAAACATGAAAAAGAAGAAATTCAAGAAGTACCCGATACCAGAGAGGTTTCAATTTATCAGCATAGTCATTCGAACAAGGATACTGAACATAACACTAAAACGACACAAAACGAAGTGGTTTCATCTATTGATTGGAACGTCAATTATTTAAAGAATTCTTTAGATATTCTCATTGTCGGACGATTTCTGATAAATGAAAAGGGTGGGATTTTCAAAAGCTCACGGTTGTTGGTTGAAGGATTAACACAGCTTGGGCATCGTGTTAGTACATGTTGCTTGTCTCAAATCGATGAGTTTGATTTCTCCTCAAAAAAATTTGATTTCTCTATCATCTATGCACCGGACCCCGAGAGGCCAGACTTTTCAAATTGTATCGACAAAGTTCAATTAATGATCAGGTTGGGTGTGGTATGTGCTGTGAATTTCTCATTTAATCTGAATGAAAATAGAACAAGATGGATCGAACGTAAGCTTACTGAACTTAATTCGCCATTTAGTTATCCACGATGTTTTTTCGCTAGTTTTTCGAATAGCACTTCAGCTTTGTTTAGCGAAGATATTAGTTCTATGATCGTTCCTTTTCCGAAAACAATATCTCTAAACTTAAAAGGTAAAGAAAGATTAAGGTATAGTGAACGCGAAGGAATATTTTTAGGGGATTTGGCTAAACTATTGGACGAAAAGTTGACTCACGGAAACCTTCTTCCGTGGATTGAGGAGTTGAGTAAGCGACTGCCTCATGTAAACCTCTATGCTATTAAACATTATCATACTGATCTCGACTATCCCAAAAATATCAAAGTCATTCCTTACACGAAGAATATAGAAAATGTATTAGGCAATTATCGCCTTTGTATAAATCTTACTCCTGGAGCTACCTTTGAAATGGTTCCTTTAGAAGCTTTATTGTCTGGTACGCCTGTACTGCACAGGAGAATGCCTCAATCTTTAAGCGAGTATCTTTCACCTGTTTCTATTGAAATCAATTCTCCAAAAGAATTAGGAGAGGTCTGCCAGAGAATCTATGAAAATGAAAACATCTGGAATAGGTTAAGTAAAGCTGGTTCAGGATCTTATGAATTTTTTAGGATTGAGAATATAACTGCTGCGCTAGACTTATCTATTAGGAAATGCTTGAATCGCTCAGGAAACTAA
- the rplO gene encoding 50S ribosomal protein L15, with product MRLNTIAPAPGAKNSAKRVGRGIGSGLGKTGGRGHKGQTSRSGGTVKPGFEGGQMPIQRRLPKFGFTSRKSFVTDEVTLAEIAKVAGDTASLETLKAAGLIKKDIQFVKVVKSGEVSRAVTVSGLKVTKGAREAIEAAGGKVEE from the coding sequence ATGCGATTAAATACGATTGCTCCTGCACCCGGAGCTAAAAATAGTGCTAAGCGCGTTGGCCGTGGTATCGGTTCAGGTCTTGGTAAAACAGGCGGCCGTGGTCACAAAGGTCAAACTTCACGTTCTGGCGGTACTGTTAAGCCAGGATTTGAAGGTGGTCAGATGCCAATTCAGCGTCGTCTGCCTAAGTTCGGTTTCACATCACGCAAGAGCTTTGTTACTGACGAAGTTACCTTGGCTGAAATCGCAAAGGTAGCCGGTGATACAGCATCACTTGAAACCCTGAAAGCAGCTGGTCTTATCAAAAAAGATATCCAGTTCGTTAAAGTGGTTAAGAGCGGTGAAGTTTCACGCGCTGTAACTGTTAGCGGGTTAAAGGTGACAAAAGGCGCGCGCGAAGCGATTGAAGCTGCCGGCGGTAAAGTAGAGGAATAA
- a CDS encoding DNA-directed RNA polymerase subunit alpha: MVGSVTEFLKPRLVEIENVSPTRAKVTLEPLERGFGHTLGNALRRILLSSMPGCAVTEVEIDGVLHEYSTKEGVQEDVIEILLNLKGLAVRLEGKDEATLTLVKSGAGPVVAGDIQHDGDVEIVNPDHVICTLTGDAEISMRVKVEMGRGYVPAATRRSSEEDDRPIGRLLVDASYSPVERIAYSVESARVEQRTDLDKLIIDMETNGTLDPEEAIRRAATILAEQLEAFVDLRDVSEPVQKEEKPEFDPILLRPVDDLELTVRSANCLKAEAIQYIGDLVQRTEVELLKTPNLGKKSLTEIKDVLASRGLSLGMRLENWPPESIAEKD, from the coding sequence ATTGTGGGTTCTGTGACTGAATTCCTAAAACCGAGATTAGTTGAGATCGAAAACGTTTCTCCTACTCGTGCCAAAGTAACTTTGGAACCCCTGGAGCGCGGCTTTGGCCACACTCTGGGTAACGCCCTGCGCCGTATTTTACTGTCATCCATGCCTGGATGTGCGGTAACTGAGGTTGAAATTGACGGCGTGTTACACGAGTACAGCACCAAAGAAGGTGTGCAGGAAGATGTAATCGAGATCCTGCTCAATCTAAAAGGTTTAGCGGTTCGCCTTGAAGGTAAAGATGAGGCAACCCTGACTCTAGTGAAATCTGGCGCTGGCCCTGTTGTTGCTGGTGATATTCAGCATGACGGTGACGTAGAAATCGTTAACCCGGATCATGTTATTTGTACTTTGACTGGCGACGCTGAAATCAGCATGCGCGTTAAGGTAGAAATGGGCCGTGGTTATGTTCCTGCTGCTACACGTCGCTCCTCAGAAGAAGATGATCGCCCAATTGGTCGTTTGTTAGTTGATGCTTCATATAGTCCAGTTGAACGTATTGCTTATAGCGTCGAATCTGCTCGTGTTGAACAACGCACAGACTTAGACAAACTGATCATCGATATGGAAACCAATGGCACTTTAGATCCTGAAGAAGCGATCCGCCGTGCAGCCACAATTTTGGCTGAACAGCTTGAAGCCTTTGTTGACCTGCGCGACGTTTCTGAACCTGTTCAGAAAGAAGAGAAGCCGGAATTTGATCCCATTCTGTTACGTCCAGTTGATGATTTAGAGTTAACAGTACGTTCTGCAAACTGTTTGAAAGCCGAAGCTATCCAGTACATTGGTGACCTGGTTCAGCGTACAGAGGTTGAGCTTCTTAAAACGCCTAACCTAGGTAAGAAATCGCTAACTGAAATCAAAGACGTGTTAGCCTCTCGCGGTCTTTCTCTGGGCATGCGCCTAGAAAACTGGCCTCCAGAGAGCATCGCTGAAAAAGATTAA
- the rpmJ gene encoding 50S ribosomal protein L36, with product MKVRASVKKICRNCKIIKRNGVVRVICVEPKHKQRQG from the coding sequence ATGAAAGTTCGTGCATCAGTTAAAAAGATTTGCCGTAACTGCAAAATCATCAAGCGCAACGGTGTTGTGCGAGTGATTTGTGTTGAGCCGAAGCATAAGCAAAGGCAAGGTTAA
- the rpsE gene encoding 30S ribosomal protein S5, producing the protein MAKQETQNGELLEKLIAVNRVSKVVKGGRIFSFTALTVVGDGNGRVGFGYGKAREVPAAIQKAMEKARRNMVSVDLNGHTLQHPIKGRHSGSKVYMQQASEGTGIIAGGAMRAVLEVAGVQNVLSKCYGSTNPINVVRATINALTEMNSPAGVAAKRGLSVEEILG; encoded by the coding sequence ATGGCTAAACAAGAAACTCAAAACGGTGAACTGTTAGAGAAATTGATTGCCGTTAACCGCGTATCTAAAGTGGTTAAAGGTGGTCGTATCTTCAGTTTCACTGCATTGACAGTAGTGGGTGATGGTAACGGTCGTGTTGGTTTTGGTTACGGTAAAGCACGTGAAGTGCCAGCTGCTATTCAAAAAGCAATGGAAAAAGCGCGTCGCAACATGGTTAGCGTCGACTTAAATGGCCATACGTTACAGCACCCAATTAAGGGTCGTCATTCCGGTTCAAAAGTTTACATGCAACAAGCATCTGAAGGTACCGGTATTATTGCCGGCGGTGCGATGCGTGCAGTACTTGAAGTAGCTGGTGTGCAGAACGTACTTTCAAAATGTTACGGCTCTACAAACCCAATCAACGTTGTTCGTGCAACAATTAACGCGCTGACTGAGATGAACTCTCCAGCGGGTGTTGCAGCGAAGCGTGGATTGTCTGTAGAAGAGATTTTGGGGTAA
- the rpmD gene encoding 50S ribosomal protein L30: MATIKVKQTKSAIGRLPKHKATLKGLGLRKINHVRELEDTPSVRGMINRVHYMVEVVEE, from the coding sequence ATGGCAACGATTAAAGTAAAGCAAACGAAAAGTGCGATTGGCAGATTGCCAAAGCACAAAGCAACGCTTAAAGGCTTAGGTCTTCGTAAAATCAACCATGTCCGTGAGTTGGAAGACACCCCATCTGTACGTGGCATGATCAACCGTGTTCACTACATGGTTGAAGTAGTGGAGGAGTAA
- the rpsM gene encoding 30S ribosomal protein S13 produces the protein MARIAGINIPEHKHAVIALQAIYGVGPSRAKSICAGAGVAESTKIKELDEATVEKLREEVAKVTVEGDLRREVSMSIKRLMDLGCFRGIRHRRSLPLRGQRTKTNARTRKGPRKPIKK, from the coding sequence ATGGCCCGTATCGCTGGCATTAACATTCCTGAACACAAGCACGCCGTGATTGCGCTTCAAGCAATCTATGGTGTTGGTCCTTCACGTGCGAAAAGCATCTGTGCAGGCGCTGGTGTTGCAGAATCTACAAAAATTAAAGAGCTAGACGAAGCGACTGTAGAGAAACTTCGTGAAGAAGTGGCTAAGGTTACCGTTGAAGGTGACTTACGCCGTGAAGTATCAATGAGCATCAAACGTTTGATGGACCTGGGTTGCTTCCGTGGTATTCGCCACCGTCGTAGCTTGCCTCTACGTGGTCAGCGCACTAAAACTAATGCGCGTACCCGTAAAGGTCCTCGTAAGCCAATTAAAAAGTAA
- the secY gene encoding preprotein translocase subunit SecY, whose product MAKPGLDSGAKSGLSELKARLLFVFGAIVVFRLGSYVPLPGIDAAVLADLFEQQKGTIVEMFNMFSGGALERASVLALGIMPYITASIIMQLLTVVHPPMMELKKEGEAGRRKISQYTRYLTLVLATFQSIGIATNLPNLINGLVISPGFGFYFTAVVSLVTGTMFLMWLGEQITERGIGNGISILIFAGIVAGLPTAIGQTAEQARQGDINLLFLLLIGVIVIGLIYLVVFVERAQRRIVVNYAKRQQGRKVFAAQSTHLPLKVNMAGVIPPIFASSIILFPGTIAGWFGQNESTAWLQDVALMLSPGQPLYVMLYAAAIIFFCFFYTALVFNPRDTADNLKKSGAFIPGIRPGEQTSRYIDKVMTRLTLAGALYITFICLVPEFMLIAWNVPFYFGGTSLLIIVVVIMDFMAQVQTHLMSTQYESVLKKANLKGYGR is encoded by the coding sequence ATGGCTAAACCAGGATTGGATTCAGGCGCTAAAAGTGGCTTGAGTGAGCTCAAGGCAAGATTGTTGTTCGTATTTGGTGCTATTGTAGTATTCAGACTAGGCTCCTATGTGCCTCTTCCTGGCATTGACGCTGCGGTACTTGCAGACTTATTTGAGCAACAAAAAGGTACTATCGTAGAAATGTTCAACATGTTCTCCGGTGGTGCGCTTGAGCGTGCGTCCGTTCTGGCTTTGGGCATTATGCCATACATTACTGCATCCATTATTATGCAGTTGCTCACGGTGGTTCATCCGCCGATGATGGAGCTTAAAAAAGAAGGGGAAGCAGGTCGTCGTAAGATCAGTCAGTACACGCGCTATTTGACGTTGGTGCTGGCAACTTTCCAATCTATTGGTATCGCGACGAATCTGCCAAACCTGATTAATGGATTGGTGATAAGTCCTGGCTTCGGATTCTACTTTACAGCGGTGGTAAGCTTAGTCACAGGAACCATGTTCCTGATGTGGTTGGGTGAGCAAATTACCGAAAGAGGTATCGGTAACGGTATTTCTATATTGATATTTGCTGGTATTGTTGCCGGTCTGCCAACAGCGATAGGTCAGACTGCGGAACAAGCGAGACAGGGTGATATTAATCTGTTGTTCCTGTTATTAATTGGTGTGATCGTAATTGGTCTTATTTACCTGGTAGTGTTCGTTGAACGCGCACAACGCCGAATTGTGGTAAACTACGCGAAGCGTCAGCAAGGCCGTAAGGTTTTTGCAGCGCAGAGCACGCATTTACCGCTTAAAGTAAATATGGCTGGTGTTATACCGCCAATCTTTGCTTCCAGCATTATTCTGTTCCCCGGAACCATCGCAGGATGGTTTGGTCAGAATGAATCCACAGCGTGGTTACAGGATGTCGCTTTAATGCTTTCTCCTGGACAACCGCTGTACGTGATGTTATATGCAGCAGCGATTATCTTCTTCTGCTTCTTCTATACTGCGCTGGTTTTCAATCCGCGTGATACAGCTGATAATTTGAAGAAATCTGGTGCGTTCATTCCGGGTATTCGCCCAGGTGAGCAAACGTCACGTTATATCGATAAGGTAATGACTCGTCTGACTCTGGCTGGCGCACTTTACATAACCTTTATTTGTTTAGTGCCTGAATTTATGCTGATTGCCTGGAATGTGCCGTTCTACTTCGGTGGTACGTCGCTTCTGATTATCGTGGTAGTCATCATGGACTTTATGGCACAGGTGCAGACACATCTGATGTCAACTCAGTATGAGTCTGTTCTGAAGAAAGCTAATCTAAAAGGCTACGGTCGCTAA
- the rpsD gene encoding 30S ribosomal protein S4 — protein sequence MARYLGPKLKLSRREGTDLFLKSGVRAIDSKCKIDTAPGQHGARRGRLSDYGVQLREKQKVRRMYGVLEKQFRNYYKEAARLKGNTGENLLQLLEQRLDNVVYRMGFASTRAEARQLVSHKAIVVNGRVVNIPSFNVSAEDVVSVREKAKKQSRIVAALELADQREKPTWIEVDSTKMEGTFKRVPERTDLSAEINEQLIVELYSK from the coding sequence ATGGCAAGATATTTGGGTCCAAAACTCAAACTTAGCCGTCGCGAAGGGACTGACCTGTTCCTGAAAAGCGGCGTTCGCGCAATCGATTCTAAATGTAAAATCGATACGGCGCCTGGTCAACATGGGGCCCGTCGTGGTCGTTTGTCTGATTACGGTGTTCAGCTGCGTGAAAAACAAAAAGTACGTCGTATGTATGGCGTATTGGAAAAGCAATTCCGCAACTACTATAAAGAAGCTGCACGTCTGAAGGGCAATACCGGTGAAAACCTGTTGCAGCTTCTCGAACAGCGTCTGGATAACGTAGTTTACCGGATGGGATTTGCCAGTACTCGTGCTGAAGCACGCCAGCTGGTTAGCCACAAGGCGATTGTTGTAAACGGTCGTGTTGTGAACATTCCATCTTTTAACGTTTCTGCCGAAGACGTGGTTTCTGTTCGTGAAAAAGCTAAAAAGCAATCACGCATCGTGGCTGCTTTAGAATTGGCTGACCAACGTGAAAAGCCAACGTGGATTGAAGTAGACAGCACAAAAATGGAAGGCACGTTCAAACGTGTTCCAGAAAGAACTGATTTGTCTGCTGAAATTAACGAACAGTTGATCGTCGAACTTTACTCTAAGTAA
- a CDS encoding class I SAM-dependent methyltransferase, whose product MNISTQLEELIKRLERIENSVKTPGGSAVYHTNKVRNDLTSLIKRHDYICYRQIEAFTKLSSLLSNFQKLPPLRGWAISPDVALRLYNFVLQSKPKNVLEFGSGASSFIIAEAMKKNGFGKLTSVDHLKKYSDECKSNIESVGLGQYVDFIVSPLEEWNGEHLDVENTNFWYSLRKDLVPDDIDFLFIDGPPGIKCKFSRYPAMVFSNDKLSLNFQVWLDDSDRSDEQAIIESWTDKYSLNCEQLKLEKGLAIFRRRESPEFR is encoded by the coding sequence ATGAATATCTCAACACAATTAGAAGAATTGATAAAGCGTTTAGAAAGAATAGAAAACTCTGTGAAAACTCCTGGCGGTAGTGCGGTTTATCATACCAATAAGGTAAGGAACGATTTAACTTCTCTCATAAAAAGACACGATTATATATGTTACAGGCAAATAGAAGCTTTTACAAAATTGAGTTCTCTACTTTCAAATTTCCAAAAATTACCCCCGCTTAGAGGGTGGGCGATATCGCCCGATGTAGCTTTGAGATTATATAATTTCGTTTTACAGAGTAAACCCAAAAACGTTTTGGAATTCGGTAGTGGCGCATCTTCTTTTATCATCGCTGAGGCGATGAAAAAGAATGGATTTGGGAAACTTACATCCGTCGATCATCTTAAAAAGTATTCTGATGAATGTAAAAGCAATATCGAATCAGTCGGATTAGGTCAGTACGTAGATTTTATCGTTTCTCCTCTAGAGGAATGGAATGGAGAACATCTGGATGTCGAAAATACTAATTTTTGGTATTCTTTGCGAAAAGATTTAGTTCCTGATGATATAGATTTTCTTTTTATTGACGGTCCTCCGGGAATTAAATGTAAGTTTAGTCGATATCCTGCTATGGTATTTTCAAATGACAAACTTTCTTTAAATTTTCAAGTTTGGCTCGACGATTCAGATAGAAGCGATGAGCAAGCTATTATTGAAAGTTGGACAGACAAATACAGTCTTAATTGCGAACAATTAAAATTGGAAAAAGGTTTAGCTATCTTCAGAAGACGAGAGAGCCCCGAATTCAGATAA
- the rpsK gene encoding 30S ribosomal protein S11, which yields MAKAPTRSTRKRAKRQVADGMAHIHASFNNTIVTITDRQGNALAWATSGGSGFRGSRKSTPFAAQVAAERAGVAAQDYGLKNLEVFVKGPGPGRESAIRALNATGYKITNITDVTPIPHNGCRPPKKRRV from the coding sequence ATGGCTAAAGCACCTACTCGTAGTACGCGTAAACGCGCAAAACGTCAGGTCGCAGACGGAATGGCTCATATCCATGCGTCTTTCAACAACACAATTGTGACTATCACTGACCGTCAAGGCAATGCACTTGCTTGGGCAACTTCAGGTGGTTCTGGTTTCCGTGGTTCACGTAAATCTACCCCTTTTGCTGCACAGGTTGCTGCTGAGCGTGCTGGCGTAGCCGCACAAGATTACGGTCTGAAAAACCTAGAAGTTTTCGTTAAAGGTCCAGGTCCAGGTCGTGAATCTGCGATTCGTGCACTTAACGCTACTGGGTATAAGATCACAAACATTACCGATGTGACTCCTATTCCTCACAACGGTTGTCGTCCACCGAAAAAACGTCGCGTTTAA